The DNA window CACTCTGTCGCTTTTGTCTGGAACCGGTACCATTTAACGTGTGGTTAACAGTATCGGTGGGACTGACACCACCTCAGGAGCAAAAATGACCAGAGAAATTATCATAGTGACCGGCGCCTATGGCACCGATACCGTCCAGCAGCTCGGTGGCCAGGCCGCTTTACTGCCGATTATCGCCGGTGCAGGTGCCGACGGCGTAGAAATTCGCCGCGAACTGTTTTCTGCTCAGGATCTACAGGCCCTGCCGGCTCTGGCTCAGGCCATCGAACAGCAGCAACTGTTTGCCGTTTATTCCGCACCTGAAGCCCTGTTTACCCCGCAGCATACGCTGAACCCAAATCTACCTGCACTGCTGGCGGAAGCCCAGACGCTGAACGCACGCCAGTTAAAATTATCCCTGGGCCATTACCAGCCAGGCTTCGATTTTACCGAACTGAAAGTGGCACTGGAGCAGCATCCGGTCAGCCTGGTGGTGGAAAATGACCAGACCCCGGACTGCGGCATTCTGTCACTGCTGAACGCCTTTTTCCACGCGGCGGAAGATAACCGTCTGCCGGTCAGCATGACTTTCGATATGGCCAACTGGCATTGGGTGGGCCAAGACGCCTTCGCCGCCGCCGAGCGCCTGGCCCGCCACGTCAGCTACGTTCACGTTAAAGCCGCCACTCATAGCCTGAAAGGCTGGCGTGCCGTGGCGCTGGACGACAGTGACGGTAAATGGCGTGAGTTGCTGACCCGTCTGCCGCAGGATGTTCCACGTGGCATTGAATTCCCATTGCAGGGTGACAGTCTGGAAGACGTAACCCGCTACTACGTTAACCTGTTACGCGCGGAGTAAAACATCATGACAACGCTGACAGCCGCGCATAGCGCACCATTGGACGTCGTCACCCTGGGTGAAGCCATGGCCATGTTCGTGGCAAGCCAAACCGGCGATATGGCGGAAGTGGAAACCTTCACCAAACGCATTGCCGGTGCCGAACTGAACGTGGCGATCGGTCTGGCACGTCTGGGCCTGAACGTCGGCTGGGTCAGCCGCGTCGGCAATGACAGTTTCGGCCGCTTCGCCCTGCAACAATTGAAAAAAGAAGGCATTAACGCCCAGCAGGTAACGGTAGACGGCAATTATCCGACCGGTTTTCAGATCAAATCTAAAACCACGGATGGTACCGATCCCAAGGTGGAGTATTTCCGCAAAGGTTCGGCGGCCAGTCATCTTTCAGTGGACGATTTCAACCGCGAATACTTCGGTTCCGCTCGCCATCTGCACCTGAGCGGCGTAGCGGCGGCCCTGTCCGGTCAGTCGCTGGCGCTGTGTCACCATGCCGCACGTGAGATGCGTGCGATGGGTAAAACCATTTCGTTCGACCCTAATTTGCGTCCGGTGCTGTGGTCCAGCCAACAGGTGATGATCGAACAGCTCAATAAGCTGGCATTTGCCGCCGACTGGGTGCTGCCGGGGCTGAAAGAAGGGCAAATCCTCACCGGCCAATCAACGCCGGAAGGCATTGCCGATTTTTACCTGGAGCGCGGCGTACAGGCGGTGATTATCAAAACCGGCCCGGACGGCGCCTGGTTTAAAACCGCCGCCGGCGACCAGGCGGCCGTAGCCGCCATTAAAGTCGACAACGTAGTGGACACCGTGGGGGCAGGCGACGGTTTTGCCGTCGGCACCCTTAGCGCCCTGCTGGAAGGCAAAACGCTGAAACAGGCGGTTCAACGCGGTAACAAAATCGGCTCGCTGGCGATCCAGGCCATCGGCGACAGCGAAGGCTTGCCGACCCGCGCAGCACTGGCTGAATAAATATAACAAACATAATCGGTTAACCGACTTCTCCACATGACGTGTACCTCTGGCCCTACAACCAGGACGCGTTGAGAGAACACTGAGGAATCTGAACATGAACAAAGCGACTATCGCGGCTAAACGCTGGTGGTACATCATGCCCATCGTGTTTATCACCTACAGCCTGGCCTATCTCGACCGCGCCAACTTCAGCTTTGCTTCGGCCGCCGGCATTAATGACGATCTGGGCATCACCAAGGGCATGTCCTCACTGCTGGGCGCGCTGTTTTTCCTCGGCTATTTCTTTTTCCAGATCCCCGGCGCTATCTATGCCGAACGCCGCAGCGTTAAAAAACTGATTTTCTGGTGCCTGATCCTGTGGGGGGCCTGCGCCTCACTGACCGGCATGGTCAGTAATATCCCCATGCTGGCCGCTATCCGCTTTATCCTCGGCGTGGTGGAAGCCGCGGTCATGCCGGCGATGCTGATTTACATCAGCAACTGGTTCACCAAATCAGAACGCTCACGCGCCAACACCTTCCTGATCCTCGGCAACCCGGTCACGGTGCTGTGGATGTCGGTGGTTTCCGGCTACCTGATCCACGCCTACGGCTGGCGTGAAATGTTCATCTTTGAAGGCATTCCGGCGGTGATCTGGGCCTTCTGCTGGTGGGTGCTGGCCAAAGATAAACCCGCCCAGGCCAAATGGCTGAGCGACGGCGAAAAACTGGCGTTGCAGCAGCAGCTGGAAGAAGAACAGAAAGGCATTAAAGCGGTGCGTAACTACGGTGAAGCCTTCCGTTCACGCAACGTTATTTTGCTGTGCGCACAGTACTTTGCCTGGAGTATCGGCGTGTATGGCTTCGTGCTGTGGTTGCCTTCCATCCTGCGCAGCGGCATGCAGATGGGTATGGTGGAAGCTGGCTGGCTGTCGGCGGTGCCTTATCTGGCGGCGACTATCGCCATGATCCTGGTGTCCTGGGCCTCCGACAAAATGCAAAACCGTAAGCTGTTCGTCTGGCCGCTGTTGCTGATTGGCGCGCTGGCTTTCTTCGGCTCTTACGCCGTCGGCGCCAACCATTTCTGGGTCTCTTACACCCTGTTGGTGATTGCCGGTGCCGCCATGTATGCCCCTTATGGGCCTTTCTTCGCCATCATTCCTGAAATGCTGCCGAAAAACGTTGCCGGTGGCGCCATGGCACTGATCAACAGCATGGGTGCGCTGGGTTCCTTCTTCGGCTCGTGGTTTGTCGGTTACCTGAACGGCGCTACCGGTAGCCCGGCGGCTTCTTATATGTTTATGGCCATTGCCCTGCTGGCGGCGGTGGTGCTGACGCTGGTCGTCAAACCCGCTCGCAACGAGGCC is part of the Serratia quinivorans genome and encodes:
- the ydjH_2 gene encoding Uncharacterized sugar kinase ydjH — encoded protein: MTTLTAAHSAPLDVVTLGEAMAMFVASQTGDMAEVETFTKRIAGAELNVAIGLARLGLNVGWVSRVGNDSFGRFALQQLKKEGINAQQVTVDGNYPTGFQIKSKTTDGTDPKVEYFRKGSAASHLSVDDFNREYFGSARHLHLSGVAAALSGQSLALCHHAAREMRAMGKTISFDPNLRPVLWSSQQVMIEQLNKLAFAADWVLPGLKEGQILTGQSTPEGIADFYLERGVQAVIIKTGPDGAWFKTAAGDQAAVAAIKVDNVVDTVGAGDGFAVGTLSALLEGKTLKQAVQRGNKIGSLAIQAIGDSEGLPTRAALAE
- the rhmT_3 gene encoding Inner membrane transport protein RhmT; the protein is MNKATIAAKRWWYIMPIVFITYSLAYLDRANFSFASAAGINDDLGITKGMSSLLGALFFLGYFFFQIPGAIYAERRSVKKLIFWCLILWGACASLTGMVSNIPMLAAIRFILGVVEAAVMPAMLIYISNWFTKSERSRANTFLILGNPVTVLWMSVVSGYLIHAYGWREMFIFEGIPAVIWAFCWWVLAKDKPAQAKWLSDGEKLALQQQLEEEQKGIKAVRNYGEAFRSRNVILLCAQYFAWSIGVYGFVLWLPSILRSGMQMGMVEAGWLSAVPYLAATIAMILVSWASDKMQNRKLFVWPLLLIGALAFFGSYAVGANHFWVSYTLLVIAGAAMYAPYGPFFAIIPEMLPKNVAGGAMALINSMGALGSFFGSWFVGYLNGATGSPAASYMFMAIALLAAVVLTLVVKPARNEAQPQLA